In Aquimarina spinulae, a single window of DNA contains:
- a CDS encoding dodecin family protein yields the protein MAIIKVIEVLANSEKSWEDATRNAVKQASKSVKNIRSAYVADQSVVVKDNDVTEFRVSLKISFEVK from the coding sequence ATGGCGATTATTAAAGTTATCGAAGTATTAGCAAATTCTGAAAAAAGCTGGGAAGATGCTACTAGAAATGCTGTAAAACAAGCTAGTAAATCTGTAAAAAACATTAGATCTGCTTATGTTGCAGATCAAAGTGTTGTGGTTAAAGACAATGATGTAACAGAATTCAGAGTAAGCCTAAAAATCTCTTTTGAAGTAAAATAA
- a CDS encoding type IX secretion system membrane protein PorP/SprF: MNLKTFYVVVLVLVSPFVFSQEGIPVYSDYLSDNLYLIHPAMAGASNANKIRLTARKQWFDVNNAPNLQTLNINFRTGEKSGLGGIVYRDENGRFSQTGLYVTYAYHLLFSRDRTDLNMLSFGLSAGLIQSNVDLRGLDDPFDPDPVILDRVQKDVYYNVDVGLSYNYLEWYAHITVKNILPTVRDVFDNDTPIRESNNQRRYIFSLGYLFGIGATPWSLEPSIMYQATDETQESTIDANLKVYRDFSSSTLWGGISYRRSLDGAEFSQDGTSIESQQLQYITPFLGVNYKKWMVGYTYSYQLNSVVLSNGGFHQITLGYDFGKRKERWNCNCPAVNSKN; the protein is encoded by the coding sequence ATGAACTTAAAAACATTCTATGTAGTAGTATTAGTACTGGTATCTCCATTTGTCTTCTCGCAAGAAGGTATTCCTGTATACTCTGATTATCTCTCTGATAATTTGTACTTAATACATCCTGCAATGGCTGGCGCATCAAATGCTAATAAAATTAGGCTTACTGCCAGAAAGCAATGGTTTGATGTGAATAATGCACCTAATCTGCAGACATTAAATATTAATTTTAGAACTGGTGAGAAATCTGGTTTAGGAGGAATTGTATATAGAGATGAAAATGGTAGGTTTTCTCAGACAGGACTGTATGTAACATATGCTTATCACCTTTTGTTTTCTAGAGATAGAACAGATTTAAATATGTTATCTTTTGGTCTTAGTGCTGGTTTGATACAATCTAATGTGGATTTAAGAGGGCTTGATGATCCTTTTGACCCAGATCCTGTAATTCTGGATAGAGTGCAAAAAGATGTATATTATAATGTTGATGTAGGATTATCTTATAATTATTTAGAATGGTATGCCCATATTACTGTTAAAAATATATTGCCAACTGTTCGTGATGTTTTTGATAATGATACTCCGATACGAGAATCTAATAATCAACGTAGATATATCTTTTCTTTAGGGTATTTGTTTGGTATTGGTGCTACTCCGTGGAGTTTAGAACCATCTATTATGTATCAAGCCACAGATGAAACTCAGGAAAGTACCATTGATGCTAATTTAAAAGTATATCGAGATTTTAGTTCCAGTACTTTATGGGGAGGAATATCTTACAGACGTAGCCTGGATGGAGCAGAATTTTCTCAGGATGGGACTTCTATAGAAAGCCAGCAATTGCAATACATAACCCCATTTTTGGGAGTTAATTATAAAAAATGGATGGTTGGGTATACTTACAGTTATCAATTAAATTCGGTAGTGCTTAGTAATGGAGGTTTTCACCAAATTACTCTAGGGTACGATTTTGGGAAACGTAAGGAAAGATGGAATTGTAATTGTCCGGCGGTTAATTCTAAAAACTGA
- the glyA gene encoding serine hydroxymethyltransferase, which translates to MVQDIQDNEIKNLIVEETERQEHGIELIASENFTSKQVMSAMGSSLTNKYAEGLPGKRYYGGCEVVDKVETLAIDRAAKLFGAEWVNVQPHSGAQANAAVMLGCLNPGDKILGFDLSHGGHLTHGSPVNFSGKIYQPSFYGVEQETGLINWDTVAETAEREKPKLIVCGASAYSRDWDYERLRAIADQTGALLLADISHPAGLIAKGLLNDPIKHCHIVTTTTHKTLRGPRGGMIMMGQDFENPWGHATKKGVIKMMSNVLDMAVFPGTQGGPLEHVIAAKAVAFGEALTDDYKVYVEQVAKNAKAMCAALIERGYDIISNGTDNHMALIDLRSKDITGKLAENTLIKADITINKNMVPFDDKSPFVTSGMRLGTSAITTRGMKENDMYTMVGFIDEVLSNHDNDSKISSIKTEVNNWMKNFPLYK; encoded by the coding sequence ATGGTACAAGATATTCAGGACAATGAGATAAAAAACCTTATCGTAGAAGAAACAGAACGTCAAGAACATGGAATAGAGCTAATTGCCTCAGAAAACTTTACATCTAAGCAAGTTATGTCTGCCATGGGTTCTTCTCTAACCAACAAATATGCAGAAGGACTTCCTGGAAAAAGATATTATGGCGGTTGTGAAGTAGTCGATAAGGTAGAAACACTTGCCATAGATAGAGCTGCAAAACTCTTTGGAGCAGAATGGGTAAATGTACAACCGCATTCTGGAGCGCAAGCTAACGCAGCTGTAATGCTAGGTTGTCTTAATCCAGGTGATAAAATACTAGGTTTTGACCTATCACACGGAGGTCATCTTACTCATGGATCACCGGTTAACTTTTCTGGTAAAATTTATCAACCGAGTTTCTATGGAGTAGAACAAGAAACAGGTCTTATCAATTGGGATACCGTTGCAGAAACAGCAGAAAGAGAAAAGCCTAAATTAATTGTTTGCGGAGCATCTGCCTATAGTCGTGATTGGGATTATGAAAGATTAAGAGCTATAGCAGATCAGACAGGAGCTTTATTATTGGCAGATATCTCTCATCCGGCAGGATTAATTGCTAAAGGTCTATTAAATGATCCTATAAAACATTGTCATATTGTAACGACTACAACACATAAAACATTGAGAGGCCCAAGAGGAGGAATGATTATGATGGGGCAAGATTTTGAAAATCCATGGGGCCACGCTACCAAAAAAGGAGTAATCAAAATGATGTCTAATGTTTTAGATATGGCTGTTTTCCCTGGAACTCAAGGAGGACCATTAGAACATGTAATCGCAGCAAAAGCGGTTGCATTTGGTGAAGCGCTTACTGATGACTATAAAGTATATGTAGAGCAAGTAGCAAAAAATGCCAAAGCAATGTGTGCTGCCTTAATAGAAAGAGGATATGATATTATCTCTAACGGAACCGATAACCATATGGCTCTTATTGATCTGCGATCAAAAGACATCACAGGAAAATTAGCAGAAAACACATTGATAAAAGCAGATATTACAATTAACAAAAACATGGTGCCCTTTGATGATAAATCACCATTTGTAACATCTGGTATGAGACTAGGAACATCTGCCATTACTACCAGAGGAATGAAAGAAAATGACATGTATACCATGGTTGGTTTTATAGATGAAGTATTATCAAACCATGATAATGATTCTAAGATTTCATCTATCAAAACAGAAGTAAATAACTGGATGAAAAATTTTCCATTGTATAAATAA
- a CDS encoding AraC family transcriptional regulator — protein MYDKNKHNNVQHFINNALDNLELFKGSFTSHQFKPHFHESYTIIFMDYGIGDYSNDSSNFILSTGSILVFNPYEVHTGKPVKNSPWNFLTMYIPIGIMKKAMDTLNLPIELPIFKENIINNKVLFKKGKAVFPNLIYNQHNPKYECLLMEFLKELIQKYAYTEINNEPISEKLIVARQIKEYLHDHYLEEVSTHDLSNLTGISEYGLIKSFKKQYQLPPHQYLVNLRIEKAKKLLTERLSATEVAYQSGFFDQSHFTRHFKKIIGITPKQFANKVIT, from the coding sequence ATGTATGACAAAAACAAACATAATAATGTCCAGCATTTTATAAATAACGCTCTCGATAATTTAGAGTTGTTTAAGGGGTCATTTACATCACATCAATTTAAGCCTCATTTTCATGAAAGTTACACTATAATTTTTATGGATTATGGTATTGGTGACTATTCTAACGATTCTTCTAATTTTATTTTATCTACTGGTTCAATTCTTGTTTTCAATCCCTATGAAGTACATACAGGAAAGCCTGTAAAAAATTCACCATGGAATTTTCTTACTATGTATATTCCTATTGGGATCATGAAAAAGGCTATGGATACTCTAAATCTGCCTATAGAGTTACCTATTTTTAAAGAAAATATTATAAACAATAAGGTATTATTCAAAAAAGGTAAAGCCGTATTTCCGAATTTGATTTACAATCAACATAATCCAAAGTACGAATGTTTACTTATGGAATTTCTTAAAGAGCTTATCCAAAAGTATGCGTATACTGAAATAAATAATGAACCAATTTCAGAAAAACTTATTGTTGCACGGCAAATCAAAGAATATTTACACGACCATTATCTTGAAGAAGTTTCGACACATGATCTTTCTAACTTAACAGGTATTTCAGAATACGGCTTGATCAAATCTTTTAAAAAACAATATCAACTACCTCCACATCAATATTTAGTAAATCTTAGAATAGAAAAAGCTAAAAAACTACTAACAGAAAGATTATCTGCAACAGAAGTTGCCTACCAGTCTGGTTTTTTTGACCAAAGTCATTTTACCCGTCATTTCAAAAAAATAATAGGTATTACCCCTAAACAATTTGCCAATAAAGTAATTACCTAA
- the gcvT gene encoding glycine cleavage system aminomethyltransferase GcvT translates to METELMSIALEAKHQELGAKMVPFAGYLMPLQYTSVVQEHKTVREGVGIFDVSHMGEFILKGPKALDLIQKISSNDATKLNIGSAQYSCMPNDKGGVVDDLIIYKLGDEEYLLVVNASNIDKDWNWIKSHNTDNVEMIDRSNKISLFAVQGPLASQVLQKLTKVTLANIPYYTFVMGEIGGIQDVIISATGYTGAGGFELYVPNSGAEQLWDAILEIGKEDNIQPIGLGARDTLRLEMGFCLYGNDIDDTTSPLEAGLGWITKFTKPFINSEALQKQKAEGVTRRLVGFEMIEKGIPRAGYTIYNENDECIGKVTSGSQSPILEKGIGLGYVTIPHAKADSTIFIEIRNKRIKAIVKKTPFIKK, encoded by the coding sequence ATGGAAACAGAACTAATGAGTATAGCTCTCGAAGCTAAGCACCAGGAATTGGGAGCAAAAATGGTCCCATTTGCAGGATATTTAATGCCACTTCAATATACCTCTGTAGTACAGGAGCATAAAACTGTAAGAGAAGGTGTTGGTATATTTGACGTATCACATATGGGCGAATTTATCCTTAAAGGACCTAAAGCGTTAGATTTAATTCAGAAAATAAGTAGTAATGATGCCACTAAATTAAATATTGGGAGTGCTCAGTATTCTTGTATGCCCAATGACAAAGGCGGTGTGGTAGATGATCTTATTATCTATAAACTAGGTGATGAAGAATATCTTTTGGTAGTTAACGCCTCTAATATCGATAAGGACTGGAACTGGATAAAAAGTCATAATACAGACAATGTAGAAATGATTGATCGTTCTAATAAAATATCACTTTTTGCCGTACAAGGACCACTTGCAAGCCAGGTATTACAAAAACTCACAAAAGTAACGCTTGCTAATATCCCATATTACACTTTTGTTATGGGTGAAATAGGAGGGATACAAGATGTAATTATTTCTGCTACAGGATATACAGGTGCAGGAGGTTTTGAACTTTATGTTCCTAATTCTGGAGCAGAACAACTTTGGGATGCAATTCTCGAAATTGGAAAAGAAGATAACATTCAGCCTATCGGACTTGGAGCAAGAGATACATTACGATTAGAAATGGGATTCTGCTTGTATGGAAATGATATTGATGACACCACCTCTCCATTAGAAGCAGGATTAGGTTGGATTACAAAATTCACTAAACCTTTTATTAATTCTGAAGCTTTACAAAAACAAAAAGCAGAGGGAGTCACTCGAAGATTAGTTGGTTTTGAAATGATAGAAAAAGGTATTCCTAGAGCTGGGTATACAATATATAATGAAAATGATGAGTGTATCGGAAAAGTAACTTCAGGAAGTCAATCACCAATATTAGAAAAAGGAATAGGGCTTGGTTATGTAACTATTCCCCACGCTAAAGCAGATAGTACCATTTTTATCGAAATTCGAAATAAGCGCATCAAAGCAATAGTTAAAAAAACACCTTTCATAAAAAAATAA
- a CDS encoding NifU family protein, with translation MEKSFEIKIEPTSNPGIVKFEANYFLTQHTSYEFENIDQAKNAPLAQQLFYLPFVKRVFIAQNFVAIDKYDIVEWQDVQEEVAQQIKNYLNSGQPIITETETETTKKVPITIYAESTPNPAVLKFVANKKLVTAGHEFKNIDDASEAPLAQELFHFPFVKEVYIDENYISIGKYDLADWNDITTEIRDFIRSYLEQGKEVLTANAAVTKEEVKKQSDLDFENLDDVSKDIVNIIDEYIKPAVASDGGNILFDSYDPKSKGVKVILQGACSGCPSSTFTLKNGIENMLKEMLKDKVEYVEAING, from the coding sequence ATGGAAAAGAGTTTTGAAATAAAAATAGAACCTACTTCAAATCCGGGTATTGTTAAGTTTGAAGCCAATTATTTTCTAACCCAGCATACTAGTTATGAATTTGAGAATATAGATCAGGCCAAAAATGCTCCTCTTGCACAACAATTGTTTTATCTCCCATTTGTAAAAAGGGTATTTATTGCACAAAATTTTGTTGCAATAGATAAGTATGATATTGTAGAATGGCAAGATGTGCAGGAAGAAGTTGCACAACAAATCAAAAATTACCTAAATAGTGGTCAACCTATTATTACTGAAACCGAGACCGAAACCACAAAAAAAGTTCCTATTACTATTTATGCAGAGAGTACACCTAACCCTGCTGTATTAAAGTTTGTTGCTAATAAAAAATTAGTCACCGCAGGGCATGAATTTAAAAATATTGATGATGCCAGCGAAGCACCCTTGGCACAAGAGTTATTTCATTTTCCGTTTGTTAAGGAAGTATACATTGATGAAAATTATATTTCTATAGGGAAATACGACTTGGCAGATTGGAACGATATTACCACAGAGATCAGAGATTTTATACGCAGTTATCTAGAGCAAGGTAAAGAAGTTTTAACCGCAAATGCTGCTGTGACAAAAGAAGAAGTAAAAAAACAGTCTGATTTAGATTTTGAAAATCTGGATGATGTCTCAAAAGATATTGTAAATATTATTGATGAATATATTAAACCTGCTGTAGCTAGTGATGGGGGTAACATATTATTTGATTCTTATGATCCGAAGAGCAAAGGTGTAAAAGTAATTTTACAAGGAGCTTGCAGTGGATGTCCGTCTTCTACTTTTACATTAAAAAATGGAATCGAAAATATGCTAAAAGAGATGTTAAAAGACAAAGTAGAATACGTAGAAGCTATAAATGGTTAA
- the gcvH gene encoding glycine cleavage system protein GcvH codes for MNIPEELKYSKDHEWIRIENNIAHIGITDFAQSELGDIVYVELESLDEELNEGEVMGSIEAVKTVSDIFMPISGTVIEINEELESNPEMVNSDPYTDGWLAKIEISNSEEINDLLDANAYKKLIGAE; via the coding sequence ATGAATATCCCAGAAGAATTAAAGTATAGCAAAGATCACGAATGGATCAGAATCGAGAACAATATTGCTCATATAGGCATTACAGATTTTGCACAAAGTGAGTTAGGAGATATTGTTTATGTAGAACTCGAATCTTTGGATGAAGAACTTAATGAAGGAGAAGTAATGGGGTCTATTGAAGCAGTTAAAACCGTTTCTGATATTTTTATGCCAATTTCGGGTACTGTTATTGAAATTAATGAAGAGCTGGAGTCAAATCCGGAAATGGTAAATTCTGATCCCTATACTGATGGTTGGCTTGCTAAAATAGAAATCTCTAACTCAGAAGAGATTAATGATCTATTAGATGCTAATGCATATAAAAAATTAATAGGAGCAGAATAA
- a CDS encoding rhodanese-like domain-containing protein, whose protein sequence is MKTVIKVIILILIPMSMQAQQQKKLSKSNVDYDSFLEISEEILEYRKERLIPLETFLKYMADENTILLDTRSESAYKQKHLKGATHINFSDFTEGKLAKKIPSKKTRILIYCNNNIDGDSINFASKMAPLALNIPTFINLYGYGYKNVYELSSLVPIKDQRLQFDGTFTK, encoded by the coding sequence ATGAAAACAGTTATTAAAGTAATTATACTAATTCTAATACCTATGTCCATGCAGGCACAGCAACAAAAGAAGTTATCAAAATCAAATGTTGATTATGATTCTTTTCTGGAAATATCTGAAGAAATTTTAGAATATAGAAAAGAACGATTAATCCCTCTGGAGACTTTTCTAAAGTATATGGCAGATGAGAATACTATTTTATTAGATACTCGTTCTGAAAGTGCTTACAAACAAAAACACCTTAAGGGAGCAACTCATATCAATTTTTCTGATTTTACAGAAGGAAAACTGGCAAAAAAAATACCTTCTAAAAAGACTCGTATTTTAATTTATTGTAATAACAATATCGATGGAGATTCTATTAATTTTGCTTCCAAAATGGCTCCTCTAGCATTAAATATCCCAACATTTATAAATCTCTATGGATATGGTTATAAAAATGTATATGAATTGTCCTCTTTGGTTCCTATAAAAGATCAAAGATTACAATTTGATGGTACTTTTACCAAATAA
- the gcvP gene encoding aminomethyl-transferring glycine dehydrogenase, with protein MKDLSTLKQEFLPRHIGPGKKEIGQMLNVIGVSSLTQLIDETVPKNIRSTKPLALPKAQTELEFLTNFKSMMENNKVFRSFIGMGYHDCIVPPVIQRNILENPAWYTAYTPYQAEIAQGRLEALINYQTMITDLTGMELANASLLDEATAAAEAMTLLYRVKSRAKKQASTFFIDQKTFPHTIELIIGRAEPIGINVVVGDIAELDMSNPDLFGLLIQYPDSNGTITDPTPYITEAQKHEVKIAVASDLMALTHITAPGEMGVDVVVGTSQRFGVPLGYGGPHAAYFATKEVYKRHIPGRIIGVTEDSHGRPAYRMALQTREQHIKREKATSNICTAQVLLAVMAGMYAVYHGKDGLSQIANKIHLSTAKLNQELEKLGYTQTNTHFFDTLKIEVEDKERIKKIALDKEINFRYFEDNHVGISLHEKTTLADLQDIIEIFANAKGKTVKITDWKIDATAIPASLQRKSSYLEHPVFNSYQAEHEMLRYLKRLENKDLSLVHSMIALGSCTMKLNATTEMMPLSWGELANIHPFVPTNQAKGYHQMFEHLASWLAEITGLYTTSLQPNSGAQGELAGLMVIKAYYADKNQTHRNITLIPSSAHGTNPATATMAGQQVVIVSCRENGDIDIDDLRAKAEKHKDNLMALMVTYPSTHGVFEENIKEACEIIHDNGGKVYLDGANLNAQLGLTSPGIIGGDVCHLNLHKTFCIPHGGGGPGMGPIAVSKELAPFIPGNAVVKNAGGEKAIAAISAAPWGSASILSISYAYIALMGGEGLTSATKMAILNANYIKEKLVDHYPILFTGEKGRNAHELIIDCRAFKEEDITVTDIAKRLMDYGFHAPTVSFPVAGTIMIEPTESETVEELDRFIDAMISIRNEIKEIANGTASREQNVLKNAPHTMEFIARDNWDMPYSRTKAAFPLPHIKSNKFWPSVGRVNDAHGDRNLMCSCLPVSAFEEDIKNTEITIN; from the coding sequence ATGAAAGATCTAAGTACACTTAAACAAGAATTCCTACCAAGGCATATAGGCCCAGGTAAAAAAGAAATTGGTCAAATGCTAAACGTGATTGGTGTTTCATCATTAACACAGTTAATTGATGAGACAGTTCCAAAAAACATTCGTTCTACAAAACCATTAGCATTACCAAAAGCTCAAACAGAATTGGAGTTCCTTACCAACTTCAAATCTATGATGGAAAACAATAAAGTATTCCGTTCATTTATAGGAATGGGATATCACGACTGTATTGTACCGCCAGTTATTCAGCGAAATATTCTTGAGAATCCAGCTTGGTATACTGCTTACACACCGTATCAGGCAGAGATAGCACAAGGTCGGCTAGAAGCCTTGATCAATTATCAAACCATGATTACAGATCTTACAGGAATGGAACTAGCTAATGCTTCTCTTTTGGATGAAGCTACGGCTGCAGCAGAAGCCATGACACTTCTATATCGTGTAAAAAGCAGAGCAAAAAAACAAGCCAGTACATTTTTTATTGATCAAAAAACATTTCCGCATACCATAGAGCTTATCATAGGTCGTGCAGAACCTATTGGTATTAATGTAGTTGTTGGAGATATCGCCGAACTTGATATGTCAAACCCTGACCTTTTCGGACTTCTTATCCAATATCCTGATAGCAATGGAACAATTACTGATCCAACACCATATATTACTGAAGCACAAAAACATGAAGTAAAAATTGCTGTAGCATCTGATCTAATGGCATTAACACATATTACTGCACCAGGCGAAATGGGAGTAGATGTAGTTGTAGGTACTTCACAAAGATTTGGAGTACCCCTAGGATATGGTGGGCCACATGCTGCATATTTTGCTACAAAAGAAGTGTATAAACGTCATATTCCTGGTAGAATTATTGGAGTAACAGAAGATAGCCATGGTCGTCCTGCATATCGAATGGCACTACAAACCAGAGAGCAACACATTAAACGAGAAAAAGCTACCTCAAATATCTGTACCGCACAGGTATTACTTGCTGTAATGGCTGGTATGTATGCTGTGTATCACGGAAAAGATGGACTATCTCAGATCGCCAATAAAATCCATTTATCAACGGCTAAACTTAATCAAGAATTAGAGAAACTCGGATATACACAAACGAATACTCATTTTTTTGATACTTTAAAAATAGAAGTAGAAGATAAAGAACGTATTAAAAAAATAGCTCTTGATAAAGAAATCAATTTCAGATATTTTGAGGATAATCATGTAGGGATATCACTGCACGAAAAAACTACATTGGCCGATCTACAAGATATCATCGAAATCTTTGCTAATGCAAAGGGTAAAACGGTAAAGATAACAGATTGGAAAATTGATGCAACTGCAATCCCTGCTTCTTTACAAAGAAAATCTTCTTATCTAGAACACCCTGTATTTAATTCTTACCAGGCAGAGCATGAAATGCTTAGATATCTAAAAAGATTAGAAAATAAAGATCTTTCATTAGTGCATTCTATGATTGCCTTAGGTTCATGCACCATGAAACTTAATGCAACTACAGAGATGATGCCTTTATCGTGGGGTGAGCTTGCCAATATTCATCCTTTTGTACCCACAAATCAAGCAAAAGGATACCATCAAATGTTTGAGCATTTAGCCTCATGGCTGGCAGAAATCACTGGTTTATATACTACCTCCTTACAACCAAACAGTGGAGCGCAGGGAGAACTTGCAGGCTTAATGGTTATAAAAGCATATTATGCAGATAAAAACCAAACTCATAGAAATATAACTCTTATCCCATCGTCTGCACATGGTACCAATCCTGCAACTGCAACTATGGCGGGGCAACAAGTAGTTATTGTATCCTGTAGAGAAAATGGAGATATAGATATCGATGACTTGCGTGCTAAAGCCGAAAAACATAAGGATAATTTAATGGCTTTAATGGTTACCTATCCATCTACTCATGGTGTTTTTGAAGAAAATATTAAAGAAGCCTGTGAGATTATTCATGACAATGGAGGAAAAGTGTACTTGGATGGAGCAAATCTAAACGCTCAATTAGGGTTAACTAGCCCTGGAATTATCGGTGGAGACGTATGTCACCTTAACCTTCATAAAACCTTTTGTATCCCTCATGGTGGTGGTGGACCAGGGATGGGTCCTATTGCCGTAAGTAAAGAACTTGCTCCATTTATACCGGGTAATGCAGTAGTAAAAAATGCAGGAGGAGAAAAGGCTATCGCAGCTATCTCTGCAGCTCCTTGGGGTAGTGCTAGTATTCTTTCTATTTCTTATGCATATATCGCATTAATGGGTGGCGAAGGATTAACCTCTGCTACAAAAATGGCAATTCTAAACGCTAACTACATAAAAGAAAAACTCGTCGATCATTATCCTATCCTATTTACAGGAGAAAAAGGTCGCAATGCCCATGAGCTTATTATCGATTGTAGAGCATTTAAAGAAGAAGATATTACCGTAACCGATATTGCAAAAAGACTTATGGATTACGGATTTCATGCACCAACTGTATCATTTCCTGTTGCAGGAACTATTATGATAGAACCTACAGAAAGTGAAACTGTAGAAGAACTCGACCGTTTTATTGATGCTATGATAAGTATAAGAAATGAAATAAAAGAAATAGCAAATGGAACTGCCTCTAGGGAGCAAAATGTATTAAAAAATGCTCCTCACACTATGGAGTTTATCGCTCGAGATAATTGGGATATGCCCTATTCCCGAACCAAAGCAGCTTTTCCGCTACCTCATATAAAAAGCAATAAATTCTGGCCTAGTGTAGGTCGTGTAAATGATGCCCATGGAGATCGAAATTTAATGTGTAGTTGCCTACCTGTTTCGGCTTTTGAAGAAGATATAAAAAATACAGAAATAACTATAAACTAA
- a CDS encoding vWA domain-containing protein, translating into MKTFFTWSMLCLLATISCNANNKPNSDLAFQKEKNHLIQTTKTDPNTRNIQVALLLDTSNSMDGLIDQAKAQLWEIVNELSYAKCGHNKIKLEIALYEYGNDGLPSQEGFIRQVLPFSDDLDEISKELFALTTNGGNEYCGKVINTSINQLGWKKNNDHLKLIFIAGNEPFTQGPVDYKDAATDALEKDITINTIFCGNYRQGIETMWKHGADITTGEYSAIDHNRETVHIATPYDDIILKLNHKLNGTYIYYGHQGAQKRQLQAEQDSNARSYSSANAVSRTVSKSSGFYKNKSWDLIDAAEDEAFEVEKVAKDELPKELKGKSKAELKQYIAEKSKTRKEIQQKIKELNKKRVSYIKENSKKDDTNLEAALLNAIKKQGRKKSFSWEE; encoded by the coding sequence ATGAAGACATTTTTTACATGGAGCATGTTATGTTTACTTGCTACTATTTCTTGTAACGCAAATAATAAACCGAACTCCGATCTCGCATTTCAAAAAGAAAAAAACCACTTAATACAAACTACCAAAACGGATCCAAATACACGCAACATACAAGTAGCTTTACTATTAGACACCAGTAATAGTATGGATGGGCTTATTGACCAGGCCAAGGCTCAACTATGGGAAATCGTAAATGAGCTTTCTTATGCAAAATGTGGTCATAACAAAATAAAGCTGGAAATAGCATTATACGAATATGGTAATGATGGTTTACCATCTCAAGAAGGGTTTATTAGACAGGTCTTACCGTTCTCTGATGATTTAGATGAAATATCTAAAGAACTTTTTGCACTTACAACTAACGGAGGAAACGAATATTGTGGTAAAGTGATCAATACTTCGATTAATCAATTAGGTTGGAAAAAAAATAATGATCACTTAAAATTAATCTTCATAGCGGGTAACGAACCTTTTACCCAGGGACCGGTTGATTATAAAGATGCAGCAACAGATGCATTAGAAAAAGATATTACTATTAACACCATTTTTTGTGGAAATTATAGACAAGGGATTGAAACGATGTGGAAACACGGAGCCGATATTACAACTGGAGAATATAGTGCAATTGATCATAATCGCGAAACTGTACATATTGCAACACCATACGATGATATTATTCTTAAGCTCAATCATAAACTAAATGGTACATATATCTATTATGGTCACCAAGGTGCTCAAAAAAGACAATTACAAGCTGAACAGGATAGTAATGCAAGATCCTACAGTTCTGCTAATGCCGTAAGTCGAACCGTTAGCAAGAGTTCTGGTTTCTATAAAAACAAAAGCTGGGATCTAATCGATGCTGCTGAGGACGAAGCTTTTGAAGTAGAAAAAGTAGCAAAAGACGAATTACCAAAAGAGCTTAAAGGAAAATCCAAAGCTGAGTTAAAGCAATATATCGCAGAAAAAAGTAAAACGCGTAAAGAGATACAACAAAAAATTAAAGAGTTAAATAAAAAGCGTGTATCGTATATCAAAGAAAACAGTAAAAAAGATGATACAAACCTGGAAGCTGCTTTACTAAATGCTATCAAAAAGCAAGGAAGAAAAAAATCTTTCTCCTGGGAAGAATAA